One genomic window of Sporosarcina ureae includes the following:
- a CDS encoding CsbA family protein, translating to MHDFETKLLFAMLLPGILVVFFTRVTFHHVVGLILTLSLIAASVYAGYTHNWLLYVADAVSLTVGFWFASRMVKNARLNQAEE from the coding sequence ATGCATGATTTCGAAACGAAGTTACTGTTTGCGATGTTGTTGCCAGGGATTTTAGTTGTATTTTTTACGCGCGTGACATTTCATCACGTCGTTGGATTAATATTGACATTGTCGCTCATCGCAGCGTCGGTCTATGCAGGATATACGCATAACTGGTTGTTGTATGTAGCGGATGCAGTGTCTTTGACAGTAGGTTTTTGGTTTGCGTCGCGCATGGTGAAGAATGCGCGACTGAATCAAGCCGAGGAGTGA
- a CDS encoding AzlD domain-containing protein — MGSTYWWMLLGMAVATYVPRMIPLTILDGKELPPIVSGVLRNIPYAVLGALIFPAILHIQDDILFGIIGAITAFTLAFFGLDVMFVVIGTIAALAVYSLF, encoded by the coding sequence ATGGGATCTACGTATTGGTGGATGTTGCTTGGCATGGCCGTCGCCACATATGTGCCTCGAATGATTCCGTTGACCATTCTCGACGGCAAGGAATTACCGCCAATCGTTAGCGGTGTGTTGCGCAATATTCCATATGCAGTGCTCGGTGCACTGATTTTCCCGGCTATTTTACATATCCAAGATGATATTCTCTTCGGCATAATAGGCGCGATCACAGCGTTTACACTAGCCTTCTTCGGCCTCGACGTGATGTTTGTCGTGATTGGTACCATTGCAGCACTCGCAGTGTACAGTCTATTTTGA
- a CDS encoding AzlC family ABC transporter permease: MGCLVNTTFSHGLKAGSSIAIGYFPVALTFGLLAKTTGLSIIEATAMSLFVYAGAAQYMALSLLASGVAPWLIVTNTFIVNIRHFLMTAALSEKVEAAPKWKKAVYAFGITDETFSVLATQKNRQVTTAFAFGVALIAYSSWVIFTAVGHVIGANLPQFLQKAMSVALYAMFIGLLVPSMKGNRKVVLLAVIAAAIHCTLYYTHLLSTGWSILVATLASAIVVEILYVKSNKNVDRFTEQKEVN; this comes from the coding sequence ATGGGCTGCCTAGTGAATACAACCTTTTCTCATGGCCTGAAAGCAGGATCGAGCATTGCCATCGGCTATTTTCCCGTTGCGCTGACATTCGGACTGCTCGCTAAAACGACCGGCCTCTCTATTATTGAAGCAACCGCAATGAGTTTATTTGTCTATGCAGGAGCAGCACAATATATGGCACTCAGCTTACTCGCGTCCGGCGTTGCGCCGTGGCTCATCGTGACGAATACATTCATCGTCAATATTAGGCACTTTCTCATGACGGCTGCTCTAAGTGAAAAAGTGGAAGCCGCACCAAAATGGAAGAAAGCTGTCTATGCATTTGGAATCACTGATGAAACATTTTCCGTTCTTGCCACCCAAAAGAATCGACAAGTCACGACCGCTTTTGCGTTTGGCGTTGCCTTGATTGCCTATAGTAGTTGGGTGATCTTTACAGCAGTAGGACACGTCATTGGAGCGAACTTACCGCAATTTCTACAAAAAGCGATGTCAGTTGCACTGTATGCGATGTTCATTGGCTTGCTCGTCCCTTCTATGAAAGGCAATCGCAAAGTAGTGTTGCTCGCAGTGATTGCAGCAGCCATTCATTGCACACTGTATTACACACATTTACTCTCTACCGGATGGTCGATCTTGGTCGCGACGCTCGCTTCCGCAATAGTTGTTGAGATTCTTTATGTAAAGAGTAATAAGAACGTTGATCGCTTTACTGAACAAAAGGAGGTAAACTGA
- a CDS encoding TVP38/TMEM64 family protein yields MNEWLSIDKVEDLADQYEALGFFMGLIPTFLEAFLPFLPLFVFVIANAIAFGFWLGFVLSWAGTVAGSYVVFLLVRRFGGNTFFSFLTRPKKVQQLIQWVERNGFGPLFILICFPFTPSALVNLVAGLSNMNKRNYLFVLMLGKLVMIMMITFIGYDVRALVTQPIRTLIMFVVIFLLWLVGKWFERRLTRKVEEDFRSFSSVQGDHKKE; encoded by the coding sequence ATGAATGAATGGCTATCAATTGATAAAGTGGAGGATTTGGCAGACCAGTATGAGGCACTAGGATTTTTCATGGGATTAATCCCAACGTTTTTGGAAGCATTCTTACCATTTCTGCCACTCTTCGTATTTGTTATCGCCAATGCCATTGCATTTGGTTTTTGGTTAGGCTTTGTCCTTTCCTGGGCTGGAACGGTAGCGGGTTCGTATGTTGTGTTTTTGCTCGTCCGTAGATTTGGCGGTAATACGTTCTTCTCGTTCTTGACCCGCCCTAAAAAAGTGCAACAGCTCATTCAGTGGGTCGAGCGTAATGGCTTTGGTCCGTTGTTTATCTTGATTTGTTTTCCGTTTACGCCTTCTGCTTTGGTGAATCTTGTGGCGGGTTTGTCGAATATGAACAAGAGGAATTATTTATTCGTGCTGATGCTTGGTAAGCTAGTGATGATTATGATGATTACGTTTATTGGGTATGATGTGCGGGCGCTTGTCACGCAGCCGATCCGGACGTTGATTATGTTTGTGGTTATTTTCTTGCTGTGGTTGGTAGGGAAGTGGTTTGAGCGCAGGTTGACGCGGAAGGTAGAGGAAGACTTTAGGAGTTTTTCTAGTGTGCAGGGTGATCACAAAAAAGAATAA
- the addB gene encoding helicase-exonuclease AddAB subunit AddB: MSLRFITGRSGTGKTTFIEREIAQELKERPMGAPIVVIVPDQLSYSMEYSLSVKSGLTGMIRAQVLTFKRLAWRVLQEVGGITREEVDSFGYRMLVRSVLEDNKDSFKLFKQAASKHGFAEQISDVMKEFSKYCIDQQAFSELTISLSDKQAPRILQDKAHDLQLLLEKIEERLGTTYMDSEGQLNALADQIAHSEWLQDASIYIDGFGDFTTQEYSIITQLMKYTKRVTVVLPMEEKVHNSEHELFHTAQQQYETLQQLAYSESVDREERIHLTELQRFSNQELAHLEQQFDHYPPETFESEGAIQIIEASNRRAEVHAVARSIRKLMREGKRYRGMTVLNRQPDVYNELIQNIFTQYDIPVFISQKKPMLHHPLIEFARSLLEAVRTDWSYEAVFRAVKTDLFFPVNESKQVWRERADRLENFVLAKGIHGKSRWQDEERWKVSRYRGLEKVRTVQTDEELATQAEFAETRDMIREPIEQLQQKLQSARTGQDVAEALFYTIESLRIYDKIIELQQTEHTINRLQAAAEHEQAWTSWINVLDQFVLMFGEKELPIAEAIKILDEGFDTLEFKLIPPSLDQVTVTTMELFNSMDVEAVFVLGANEGVLPLRNDHEGLLSDSDRELFSEIGMTLAPTTKLQLMRESYMAYRAFTGASARLTVSYPIADEEGKALIPSLYIPRLQQIVPNIPTEIAVMEPTELSVVEDQLAYIEHPEVALSYAIRIMRQASTQEEIAPEWQAVLAYYKEDPLWSSVIESIVQPALKRQKTELLDSELTTGLYGSSFTTSVSRIESYYSCPFQHFTTYGLNLQERFEFQLEAPDIGDLFHAALKWVSDEVMRQGLSWAALTNEQCWQLGREAIDALAPKFFHRILLSSQRYAYIQRKLMHIIQRTIRALQSQARNSSFTPIAIEAGFGPDEDIAPLEIHLKNGQQMHIRGRIDRIDTMKKDDQTYLRVVDYKSSARALDLTEVYYGLSLQMLTYLDVALEHAEDWLGVYANPAGVLYMYVHNPMLRLTKELNEDAVEKELLKSYKMQGYIVEDADVALAMDDQIESESLIIPARLKKDGSFYSNSKVVPPEDINILRSFVRKKHQQAGDGMLSGDTRVYPYRLKEHMPCTFCSYQSICQFDSTDPTQPTRNYSAYKPEESLEKMRKEIDPDANSK; encoded by the coding sequence ATGTCACTGCGCTTTATTACAGGTCGCTCCGGAACAGGAAAGACCACTTTTATTGAACGCGAGATTGCGCAAGAATTGAAAGAACGGCCGATGGGGGCGCCTATTGTCGTCATTGTCCCCGATCAATTATCGTACTCGATGGAATATAGCCTGTCCGTCAAATCTGGATTGACCGGCATGATCCGTGCCCAAGTATTGACATTCAAACGACTTGCATGGCGGGTGCTGCAAGAAGTTGGGGGCATCACGCGCGAAGAAGTAGACAGCTTCGGGTATCGCATGCTCGTACGCAGTGTGCTAGAGGATAATAAAGACTCGTTCAAGCTATTTAAACAAGCGGCTTCGAAGCACGGATTCGCTGAGCAAATTAGTGACGTCATGAAGGAATTCAGTAAGTATTGTATCGATCAGCAAGCATTTTCCGAATTGACGATCTCACTTTCCGATAAGCAAGCGCCTCGAATTTTGCAAGATAAAGCACATGATTTGCAATTATTGCTTGAGAAAATAGAAGAACGTCTTGGAACGACGTATATGGACAGTGAAGGGCAACTAAATGCGCTAGCTGATCAGATAGCGCATTCGGAGTGGCTACAGGACGCGTCGATCTATATAGACGGCTTTGGCGATTTCACGACACAGGAATATTCGATTATTACGCAATTAATGAAATATACGAAACGCGTTACAGTCGTGTTGCCGATGGAAGAAAAAGTGCATAACAGCGAGCATGAATTATTCCATACTGCACAGCAACAGTACGAAACGCTTCAGCAACTGGCATATAGTGAGTCTGTTGATCGTGAAGAACGCATTCATTTGACGGAGTTGCAACGTTTTTCAAATCAAGAATTGGCGCATTTGGAACAGCAGTTTGATCACTATCCGCCTGAAACGTTTGAATCGGAAGGTGCGATCCAGATAATCGAGGCGTCAAATCGCCGTGCGGAAGTGCATGCAGTGGCACGTTCGATTCGCAAGCTGATGCGTGAAGGCAAGCGGTACCGCGGCATGACGGTATTAAATCGTCAACCGGATGTCTATAACGAATTGATCCAGAACATCTTCACGCAATATGATATTCCAGTGTTCATTAGCCAGAAGAAACCGATGCTGCATCATCCGTTGATTGAATTTGCACGGTCATTGCTTGAAGCGGTGCGTACAGATTGGTCGTATGAAGCAGTGTTCAGGGCAGTGAAGACGGATTTGTTTTTCCCTGTCAATGAAAGCAAACAAGTATGGAGAGAGCGGGCAGACCGCTTGGAGAATTTCGTACTGGCTAAAGGAATCCATGGCAAATCCCGCTGGCAAGATGAAGAGCGTTGGAAGGTGAGTCGCTATAGAGGTCTAGAAAAAGTCCGTACCGTACAGACAGATGAAGAACTTGCGACACAAGCGGAGTTTGCGGAGACTCGCGATATGATTCGCGAGCCGATTGAACAATTACAACAGAAGTTACAGTCAGCTCGTACCGGTCAAGACGTGGCGGAAGCGTTGTTTTACACAATAGAATCTCTTCGCATCTACGATAAAATAATAGAGTTGCAGCAAACGGAACATACTATAAATCGTTTGCAAGCAGCGGCGGAACATGAACAAGCGTGGACGAGTTGGATTAATGTGTTGGATCAGTTTGTGCTAATGTTTGGCGAGAAAGAACTGCCGATTGCAGAAGCTATTAAAATCTTGGATGAAGGATTCGATACGTTGGAATTTAAATTGATTCCGCCTTCGCTCGATCAAGTAACTGTGACGACTATGGAGTTATTCAATTCAATGGATGTCGAAGCGGTGTTTGTACTCGGTGCGAATGAAGGGGTATTGCCTTTGCGCAATGATCATGAAGGATTACTTTCAGACAGTGACCGAGAGTTATTTAGTGAGATCGGCATGACGCTCGCACCTACGACGAAGCTTCAGCTCATGCGCGAATCATATATGGCGTACCGGGCGTTTACCGGAGCAAGTGCGCGTTTGACTGTCAGCTATCCCATTGCGGATGAAGAAGGGAAAGCGTTAATTCCCTCTCTTTACATTCCTAGATTACAGCAGATAGTACCGAATATACCTACGGAGATTGCTGTCATGGAACCTACGGAATTGTCTGTAGTAGAAGATCAGCTTGCCTATATCGAACATCCTGAAGTGGCGTTGTCTTATGCGATTCGTATAATGCGACAAGCTTCAACACAGGAAGAAATCGCACCTGAATGGCAAGCGGTACTAGCCTATTATAAAGAAGATCCACTTTGGTCTTCAGTTATAGAGTCCATCGTACAACCCGCGTTGAAGCGACAGAAGACCGAGTTGCTCGACTCGGAATTGACGACGGGTTTATACGGTTCGTCCTTTACGACGAGTGTATCCAGGATAGAATCATACTACAGTTGTCCGTTCCAACATTTCACAACATATGGTCTGAATTTACAAGAGCGTTTTGAATTCCAGCTTGAAGCGCCAGATATCGGGGATTTATTCCATGCGGCATTGAAATGGGTATCTGACGAAGTCATGCGTCAAGGCTTGTCCTGGGCTGCGTTGACGAATGAACAGTGCTGGCAGTTAGGTCGTGAAGCGATCGATGCACTGGCGCCAAAGTTCTTCCATAGAATTTTATTGTCAAGTCAACGCTATGCATATATTCAACGAAAATTGATGCACATCATTCAACGGACGATCCGTGCATTACAGTCGCAAGCACGCAATTCCAGCTTCACGCCGATTGCGATCGAAGCAGGTTTCGGTCCAGATGAAGATATCGCACCACTTGAAATCCATTTGAAAAATGGCCAACAGATGCATATTAGAGGGCGAATTGACCGAATCGATACGATGAAAAAAGACGATCAGACCTATTTGCGAGTAGTCGATTACAAATCGTCAGCCCGTGCGCTTGATTTGACCGAAGTGTATTATGGCTTATCGCTGCAAATGCTGACGTATCTCGATGTGGCACTTGAGCATGCGGAAGATTGGCTCGGTGTCTACGCGAATCCCGCGGGTGTACTGTATATGTATGTTCACAATCCGATGTTGCGTCTGACAAAAGAGTTAAACGAAGATGCTGTGGAAAAAGAGTTATTGAAATCCTATAAAATGCAAGGCTATATAGTAGAAGATGCGGACGTTGCTTTGGCGATGGATGACCAGATCGAAAGTGAATCGTTAATTATTCCAGCACGATTAAAGAAAGACGGTTCGTTTTATTCGAATTCAAAAGTCGTACCACCTGAAGATATCAATATATTGCGTTCATTTGTCCGTAAAAAACATCAGCAAGCGGGAGACGGCATGCTATCAGGTGATACACGTGTCTATCCGTACCGCTTGAAAGAACATATGCCATGCACGTTTTGTTCGTATCAGTCGATTTGTCAATTTGATAGTACGGATCCGACACAGCCTACACGGAACTATTCCGCCTATAAACCAGAAGAATCATTAGAAAAGATGAGGAAGGAGATCGATCCAGATGCGAATTCCAAATAA
- the addA gene encoding helicase-exonuclease AddAB subunit AddA has protein sequence MRIPNKPPHETFTDDQWKAIHASGKDILVSAAAGSGKTKVLITRMIEKVLNTEHPIDVDQLLVVTFTNAAAAEMRHRMASALEEAIVQDPSSVHLRRQLNLLNKAQISSLHSFCLQVVRQYSYVLDIDPGFRIADATEAAILRDDTIALVLEDAYSQPDPEAIYRLSDSFTADRNDQAIETLIDKLYDYSRVHPNPSQWLELIPQQYEIGDHATIDDLSFIDSLKISIQHTLEEAKTVTRDLQRVAEMHDGPLPLLETAKADEAWIDGALEYMLHGKWEDAYAYFQTLKWVKAGTIRKDTCDEDLAARAKAMRDQVKKIINALKDTYFTRTPARLLEEIRLMAPLMHTLVGLVEDFSTRYQASKEERGLVDFSDLEHYALQILSEEVDGERVPSDIAIDYQNRFAEVLVDEYQDTNFLQEAILQLVKRGGEADGNLFMVGDVKQSIYRFRLAEPGLFLGKYDRFTSDVEDQGLKIDLNANFRSRKEVLDATNYIFRQIMGTRVGEIEYDEAAALKYGAHYPDKDVSAGLTILYENEEDEMSEEQEAQQELKKSQVEARYIAQKIKAWKDEQAQVADAFSGKQRPLEYSDIVILMRSMTWSSEIADELKAAGIPVYVSLSSGYFDAIEVMIMLNTLRVIDNPYQDIPLVSVLRAPFVGVTENELAQIRLVNRNATFYEALQLFMQTGGAGVNAATQQKLQRFFLLLEDWRNMARHGSLSELIWQVYQDTHYYEMVGILPNGKQRQANLRALHDRAMAYEKTSFRGLFRFLRFIDRMRKRGDDLGEARFMSEKENVVRIMTIHSSKGLEFPYVFLAGMGRPFNKMDFHNPYLFDQHFGLAVKAIDPDKRIMFTSLPFLAIKEKKELEMRAEEMRVLYVAMTRAKEHLELIASVKDIEKTMNKWQEAQLLNEEDPLPEYIRSRATGYLDWIGPAVARHMDFGKFGKTTGGELVDDSSSWEVNALPFSAFHRTNEVEIEDWIPVDQETATVDPVLVEEVRSRFDAQYPFEFAVELSSKQSVSELKRIALLEFERGDADSFEEMERDVTKRISNLHARPSFLQKRSLTKAEIGTAMHTVMQHLDLKEELDLASATQFVEQLEARELLTKEEAMAIDIQAIVAFFQTTLGKRMKQADQVLREMPFTYALPAVEGEFQLLQGIADCLFHEDGKWVLVDYKTDDIRAFRSDSAIANEMQVRYGTQLNLYKNVLESILSIEIKEMLLYLFSGAKIISLQEEFV, from the coding sequence ATGCGAATTCCAAATAAACCGCCACATGAGACATTCACGGACGATCAATGGAAAGCAATCCACGCGTCCGGTAAAGATATTCTCGTTTCTGCTGCAGCAGGTTCAGGGAAAACGAAAGTCCTCATCACGCGGATGATTGAAAAAGTATTGAACACGGAACACCCGATAGACGTCGATCAGCTACTCGTTGTGACGTTCACAAATGCGGCGGCTGCCGAAATGCGTCATCGTATGGCGAGTGCACTTGAAGAAGCCATCGTCCAAGATCCTTCTTCGGTCCATTTGCGCAGACAGTTGAACTTGCTGAATAAAGCACAGATTTCATCGTTGCACTCATTTTGTCTGCAAGTAGTTCGGCAGTATTCATATGTGCTGGATATCGATCCTGGATTCCGTATTGCCGATGCGACAGAGGCAGCGATTTTACGTGATGATACGATCGCACTAGTGTTGGAAGATGCCTACAGTCAGCCCGATCCAGAAGCGATTTATCGTCTGAGTGATAGTTTCACCGCAGACCGTAATGATCAGGCGATCGAGACGTTGATTGATAAACTCTATGATTATTCCCGTGTACATCCCAATCCATCGCAATGGCTAGAACTCATTCCGCAGCAATATGAAATTGGGGATCATGCGACGATTGACGACTTGTCATTTATCGATTCGCTGAAAATATCGATCCAGCATACGCTTGAAGAAGCTAAAACGGTCACGCGTGATTTACAGCGAGTAGCGGAAATGCATGATGGACCGTTGCCATTGCTTGAAACCGCTAAAGCAGATGAAGCATGGATTGACGGTGCGCTTGAGTATATGCTTCACGGCAAGTGGGAAGATGCCTATGCGTATTTCCAGACGTTGAAATGGGTGAAAGCAGGTACGATCCGTAAAGATACATGTGATGAAGACTTGGCCGCGCGTGCTAAGGCGATGCGTGATCAAGTAAAGAAAATCATCAATGCATTGAAAGATACGTACTTTACTCGAACACCTGCAAGATTGCTAGAAGAAATCCGTTTGATGGCTCCCCTTATGCATACACTCGTTGGATTGGTAGAGGATTTTTCGACGCGTTATCAAGCATCGAAAGAAGAACGCGGCTTAGTGGATTTCTCGGATCTTGAGCATTATGCATTACAGATCTTATCCGAAGAAGTAGACGGAGAACGAGTGCCTTCTGATATTGCAATCGATTACCAAAATCGATTTGCAGAAGTATTGGTGGATGAGTATCAGGATACGAATTTCTTGCAGGAAGCTATATTGCAGTTAGTGAAGCGTGGCGGAGAAGCAGATGGCAATTTATTTATGGTAGGGGACGTCAAACAATCCATTTACCGATTTCGTTTGGCAGAACCGGGTTTGTTTTTAGGGAAGTATGATCGTTTTACGTCTGATGTAGAGGATCAAGGATTGAAAATCGACTTGAATGCCAACTTCCGAAGCCGTAAAGAAGTGCTCGATGCCACGAACTATATTTTCAGACAGATCATGGGGACGCGAGTTGGAGAAATTGAATATGATGAGGCGGCCGCGTTGAAGTACGGTGCACATTATCCCGATAAGGATGTATCGGCAGGCTTGACGATTTTGTATGAGAATGAAGAAGATGAAATGTCTGAAGAACAAGAAGCCCAGCAAGAGCTGAAGAAATCCCAAGTAGAAGCACGGTATATTGCACAGAAGATTAAAGCGTGGAAAGATGAGCAAGCACAAGTCGCGGATGCATTTAGCGGTAAGCAACGTCCGCTTGAATATAGTGATATTGTTATTCTCATGCGTTCGATGACCTGGTCGAGTGAAATTGCGGATGAACTAAAAGCCGCTGGAATTCCTGTCTATGTGTCTTTATCTTCGGGCTATTTTGATGCCATTGAAGTGATGATTATGCTCAATACATTGCGCGTGATCGATAATCCATACCAAGACATTCCGCTTGTTTCGGTGTTGCGTGCTCCGTTCGTTGGCGTGACTGAAAACGAATTAGCGCAAATTCGTCTCGTCAATCGAAATGCGACGTTTTATGAAGCGCTACAATTGTTCATGCAGACCGGTGGGGCGGGAGTGAATGCTGCTACACAGCAAAAACTGCAACGCTTTTTCCTATTACTTGAAGACTGGCGGAATATGGCTAGGCACGGTTCGTTATCGGAATTGATCTGGCAAGTTTATCAAGATACGCATTATTACGAAATGGTCGGAATTTTGCCGAATGGTAAACAGCGCCAAGCCAATCTACGTGCGTTACATGATCGGGCGATGGCCTATGAAAAGACGTCGTTCCGTGGGTTGTTCCGTTTCCTTCGGTTTATCGACCGCATGCGTAAACGCGGAGATGATCTCGGAGAAGCGCGGTTCATGAGCGAAAAGGAAAACGTCGTGCGGATCATGACCATTCATTCATCAAAAGGTCTGGAATTCCCGTATGTATTTTTAGCGGGAATGGGTCGTCCGTTTAATAAAATGGATTTCCATAATCCGTATTTATTTGATCAGCATTTTGGACTCGCTGTCAAAGCGATCGACCCGGATAAACGTATTATGTTCACGTCACTACCGTTTCTGGCGATCAAAGAGAAAAAGGAGCTAGAGATGCGAGCGGAGGAAATGCGCGTGCTCTACGTAGCCATGACGCGTGCTAAAGAGCATTTGGAATTGATTGCCTCAGTTAAAGACATCGAAAAGACAATGAACAAATGGCAAGAAGCACAATTATTGAATGAAGAGGATCCTTTGCCGGAATACATACGTTCACGGGCAACCGGTTACCTCGACTGGATAGGACCAGCCGTTGCGCGTCATATGGATTTCGGTAAGTTCGGTAAGACGACAGGCGGGGAACTGGTGGATGATTCGTCATCATGGGAAGTAAATGCCTTGCCGTTTTCTGCTTTTCATCGGACGAATGAAGTCGAGATTGAGGATTGGATACCTGTCGATCAGGAAACGGCAACGGTGGATCCAGTGTTGGTGGAAGAAGTGCGAAGTCGTTTTGATGCGCAGTATCCGTTTGAATTTGCAGTTGAATTGTCTTCCAAACAATCCGTCAGTGAGTTGAAGCGGATTGCGTTGCTTGAGTTCGAACGAGGAGACGCGGATTCGTTTGAGGAAATGGAACGAGACGTCACGAAACGCATCTCAAATCTTCATGCTCGTCCATCATTTTTGCAGAAGCGTTCATTGACGAAAGCAGAAATTGGAACCGCAATGCATACCGTTATGCAACATCTCGATTTGAAAGAAGAACTGGATCTAGCAAGTGCTACGCAATTTGTGGAGCAGCTCGAAGCACGTGAACTGTTGACGAAAGAAGAGGCGATGGCGATTGATATTCAAGCGATTGTGGCTTTTTTCCAGACGACACTTGGCAAACGGATGAAGCAAGCCGATCAAGTGTTACGTGAAATGCCGTTTACTTACGCGCTACCCGCTGTTGAAGGTGAATTCCAGTTGCTTCAAGGTATTGCCGATTGTCTATTTCATGAAGATGGCAAGTGGGTGCTCGTTGATTATAAAACAGACGATATCCGTGCATTTCGTTCCGACTCGGCGATTGCTAATGAAATGCAAGTCCGTTATGGCACTCAGTTAAATTTGTATAAGAATGTATTGGAATCCATTCTTTCGATCGAAATTAAAGAAATGTTGCTTTACTTATTCAGCGGAGCAAAAATCATTAGTTTACAGGAGGAATTCGTTTGA
- a CDS encoding DUF418 domain-containing protein encodes MKLTPTPLTERVEALDFLRGIALLGILIANMLHFHSPYAYMDPYSWYTIPHEQAMFHFIDVFIEASFYPLFAMLFGYGLNMQYEKSLRNDTQFGPFMARRMGILLIFGVLHAVLIWSGDILFTYALMGFIMIAVIRIPKKWLLALSLVIYFVPTLLLYGILALTRSQTTSNVLDGFVDTRQIELAISSYGNGTFKEILAFRLNEFFTFEIIGSITAVFIILPLIMFGAALSKFKIIERMYVLKGKLLLAMIICIPVGVVLKNIPSWDGPKFENILLIQSIVGGPILTLGYAALFLLLFQLPFLKMMARPFVSVGRMAFTTYIMQSIIATMIFYSYGVGLYGKVDIVTGTWLAIGIFAIQLIVAQVWLTKFRMGPLEAVWRKWSYGKNFVVKEEKK; translated from the coding sequence TTGAAGTTGACTCCTACACCTCTAACAGAACGAGTGGAAGCACTCGATTTTTTAAGAGGTATTGCATTACTCGGTATTTTGATTGCGAATATGCTTCATTTCCATTCGCCGTATGCGTATATGGATCCGTATTCGTGGTACACCATCCCGCATGAACAGGCGATGTTTCATTTTATCGATGTATTTATTGAAGCCAGTTTCTATCCGTTATTCGCCATGTTATTCGGCTATGGGTTGAATATGCAGTATGAAAAATCACTGAGGAATGATACGCAGTTTGGGCCATTCATGGCAAGACGTATGGGAATTCTACTGATTTTTGGCGTGTTGCATGCGGTACTGATCTGGTCAGGTGATATATTGTTCACTTACGCGTTGATGGGATTCATTATGATTGCGGTGATCCGAATTCCAAAGAAGTGGTTGCTGGCCCTTTCGCTAGTCATTTATTTTGTGCCAACGTTATTGTTGTACGGTATATTGGCGTTGACTCGCAGTCAGACCACTTCGAATGTATTGGATGGATTCGTCGATACACGACAGATTGAACTGGCGATTTCATCTTATGGAAACGGAACGTTCAAAGAGATTTTAGCTTTCCGTTTGAATGAATTCTTTACATTTGAAATCATCGGCTCAATTACAGCAGTCTTTATCATATTGCCTTTGATCATGTTCGGTGCAGCGTTATCGAAATTCAAGATCATCGAGCGTATGTATGTGTTGAAAGGGAAATTGCTTCTCGCCATGATCATTTGTATTCCGGTTGGAGTCGTTTTAAAAAACATCCCGAGCTGGGACGGTCCGAAGTTTGAGAATATCTTACTTATACAATCAATCGTTGGCGGACCCATTTTGACACTTGGCTACGCGGCATTGTTCTTATTGCTGTTTCAACTACCATTTTTGAAAATGATGGCAAGACCGTTTGTTAGTGTCGGCAGGATGGCGTTCACGACGTATATTATGCAGTCAATCATTGCGACGATGATATTTTATTCATATGGAGTAGGTCTGTATGGTAAAGTAGATATAGTGACCGGCACGTGGCTGGCAATCGGGATCTTCGCGATTCAGCTCATAGTAGCGCAGGTTTGGTTGACGAAATTCCGAATGGGTCCACTTGAAGCTGTGTGGCGGAAGTGGTCGTATGGAAAGAATTTCGTCGTGAAAGAGGAAAAAAAGTAG